A genomic window from Lotus japonicus ecotype B-129 chromosome 1, LjGifu_v1.2 includes:
- the LOC130732922 gene encoding uncharacterized protein LOC130732922, whose translation MNKGQSPEPLDFFIWTVEDVGMWLESINLGSYRQMFKENGINGEYLEGMSMFTTEQILRFIRRCHMKWGDFITLCKELRRIKVACLKGEQKVRRPWWAPACLSTVFSKVAKCNRQSRVVSLKLEP comes from the exons ATGAACAAAGGACAATCACCAGAGCCTCTTGATTTCTTCATCTGGACTGTTGAG GATGTTGGCATGTGGCTGGAGTCCATAAATCTTGGTAGTTATCGCCAAATGTTTAAGGAAAATGGTATTAATGGAGAATACCTGGAAGGAATGTCTATGTTCACGACTGAACAGATCCTTCGTTTCATACGACGTTGCCACATGAAATGGGGAGACTTCATCACATTGTGCAAGGAATTAAGACGGATTAAAG TGGCTTGTTTGAAAGGGGAGCAAAAAGTCCGACGGCCATGGTGGGCGCCGGCATGTCTATCTACAGTGTTCTCAAAGGTTGCAAAATGCAACAGACAATCAAGAGTTGTTTCCTTGAAGCTGGAACCTTGA
- the LOC130732925 gene encoding uncharacterized protein LOC130732925: MPKTTSTLGKTVSEDNQIQSESTAAETSKFVESEKIKQSDSTLKIVEAEIAPISSPNLIDSIEETKRANTGKNPALVKPAIPSSGSELRGSSPTSLTAPLHNQVDQEPTSEPGVLEEQVALGETISMKEIGKERIQEGPAPKENMMKTLSSGVDGIGFGGEGSNLMNKESGIGVVSNGSIEVPPDTHGNHSLIIAKLGAYKRFVDLDDTQIAILAEAMAAYPHLWNVCEKFSERFRAWMLKTLADMLWFLRNESASSVTPTREKEFHRLCDEVVQLGFDSSWVDGMRQRVVVKDPKVEQSQARINELLKRHDQLTQQLHEIKDEINSLNDSLADKKKCFDFV; the protein is encoded by the exons ATGCCAAAAACCACTTCTACACTTGGTAAAACTGTAAGTGAGGACAACCAAATTCAGAGTGAATCAACTGCAGCTGAAACATCCAAGTTCGTAGAATCAGAAAAGATAAAGCAAAGCGATAGCACACTTAAAATTGTTGAAGCTGAAATTGCACCCATTTCTTCACCCAACTTGATAGAT AGTATTGAGGAAACCAAGAGAGCCAATACTGGAAAGAATCCAGCATTAGTCAAACCAGCCATACCAAGTTCTGGTTCAGAACTAAGAGGGTCATCTCCAACATCATTAACAGCTCCTTTGCAT AACCAGGTGGATCAAGAGCCAACTAGCGAACCGGGTGTTCTGGAAGAACAAGTTGCCCTTGGAGAGACCATA AGCATGAaagaaataggaaaagaaagaatTCAAGAGGGGCCTGCACCAAAGGAAAATATGATGAAAACTTTGTCATCTGGTGTAGATGGCATTGGCTTTGGTGGAGAGGGATCAAACTTGATGAATAAAGAAAGTGGAATAGGTGTTGTTTCTAATGGCAGCATTGAGGTTCCTCCAG ATACTCATGGAAATCACTCTTTGATCATTGCGAAATTGGGAGCATATAAGCGCTTTGTTGATCTGGATGACACACAAATTGCTATATTGGCTGAGGCAATGGCTGCATATCCTCATCTTTGGAATGTTTGTGAGAAGTTCAGTGAGCGCTTTCGAGCTTGGATGTTGAAAACTTTGGCAGATATGTTGTGGTTTCTTCGAAATGAAAGTGCTTCCAGTGTTACTCCTACACGAGAAAAGGAGTTCCATAGACTATGTGATGAGGTTGTTCAACTTGGATTTGACAGTTCATGGGTTGATGGAATGCGGCAGCGTGTGGTAGTCAAGGATCCCAAGGTGGAGCAATCACAAGCACGAATCAATGAGCTTCTCAAGAGGCATGACCAGCTAACTCAGCAACTTCATGAGATAAAGGATGAAATTAACAGTCTTAATGACTCCCTTGCTGACAAGAAGAAGTGTTTTGATTTTGTGTGA
- the LOC130732923 gene encoding disease resistance protein At4g27190-like, whose amino-acid sequence MPSFSGDKYLKFNSRKLAYQQLMEAVENDEVSMIGLYGMGGCGKTTLAMELMNTKQHMFDKVLFVTISNSNTLDIRTIQDKIASPLQYTFPENGEMERAQRLRTRLIQENKILLILDDVWQFLDFDTIGIPTSTTHKGCKVLITTRLEAVCTSMDCQRKISLSILKNDEAWVLFRKQACLSEVTSDTLKRLARLISDECKGLPVAIAAVASTLKGKSEVEWKVALDSLRNSKPVNVEKGLQNPYKCLQLSYDNLDTEEAKALFLLSSVYPEDYEISVEQLTRCAIGLGLGGEIHSYEGARNEVSATINKLISSCLLLDGQDHVKMHDLVRDVAHWIANDHYSPRYLWTENVPYELDFSNLEYLWLRTELEISGEIYKRMRKLRVLLLLNPTGRNPLSTMAFKSLTKLRYLFLSWWELSDFSFLGDMKELETLELFGCSFIELPNDVEVTQLKNLRLLALAECRIKKNNFEAIARLQLLEELYVGDWSSTWDHYNENVAELFNRCSVVLQGLKRYVIEGPHIQPTFFEFEPLRSIPYQKILVLGYFHTSNATAKVLAERAEFLTLKQIEGEAKNFMPDIIQIGGGGSMNELKVVEISNSKDIEYLIDTSTSNHLSEVGNLLPELRVLRIHGMDHLITLCHGHLPSSGPFQKLKQLHLINCPEVTYLFTTVVAQSLVELNFLEIKECHGLKHILKEDDTMEISPDDNSLVFSKLKSLRVSECGKIEYIIPVTFAQGLVQ is encoded by the coding sequence ATGCCATCTTTTTCTGGAGAcaaatatttgaaatttaataGTAGAAAACTTGCTTATCAGCAACTTATGGAGGCAGTGGAAAATGATGAGGTTTCCATGATTGGATTGTATGGTATGGGGGGTTGTGGTAAAACCACGCTGGCAATGGAACtcatgaacacaaaacaacaTATGTTTGACAAAGTGCTTTTTGTCACTATATCCAACTCCAACACATTAGATATTCGGACGATTCAGGATAAAATTGCAAGCCCGTTGCAGTATACATTTCCTGAAAATGGAGAAATGGAGAGAGCCCAGCGCTTACGCACAAGGTTAATCCAAGAAAATAAGATTCTCTTGATTCTAGATGATGTGTGGCAATTTCTAGATTTTGACACCATAGGGATTCCCACCAGTACAACTCATAAAGGCTGCAAGGTTTTGATTACTACTCGGTTAGAAGCAGTTTGTACGTCGATGGATTGTCAAAGAAAGATTTCACTGTCAATCTTAAAGAATGATGAAGCATGGGTTCTTTTCCGAAAGCAAGCATGCTTGTCTGAAGTCACCTCTGATACCTTAAAGCGTTTGGCAAGGCTAATTTCAGATGAATGTAAAGGACTACCTGTTGCTATTGCAGCTGTGGCCAGCACTTTGAAAGGCAAGTCTGAAGTGGAATGGAAGGTTGCATTGGATAGCTTGCGAAATTCGAAGCCAGTGAATGTTGAAAAAGGTCTTCAAAATCCTTACAAGTGCTTGCAGTTGAGTTATGATAATTTGGATACTGAAGAAGCCAAGGCGCTTTTCTTGTTGAGCTCTGTGTACCCTGAAGACTATGAAATTTCAGTAGAACAATTAACTAGATGTGCAATAGGGCTAGGCCTTGGTGGAGAAATTCACTCATATGAAGGGGCAAGGAATGAAGTCAGTGCAACTATAAACAAGCTCATAAGTTCTTGTTTATTGTTAGATGGACAAGATCATGTCAAGATGCATGACTTGGTTCGTGATGTAGCCCACTGGATTGCAAATGATCACTATTCACCAAGATACCTATGGACTGAGAATGTTCCATATGAATTGGATTTTTCCAATCTTGAATATCTATGGCTAAGAACAGAATTGGAAATATCAGGTGAAATTTACAAAAGGATGAGGAAGCTTAGAGTTTTGCTTCTTCTCAATCCCACTGGAAGAAATCCATTGTCGACAATGGCATTCAAATCGTTGACCAAACTTCGATATCTATTCCTCTCTTGGTGGGAATTAAGTGACTTTTCGTTTTTAGGAGATATGAAGGAACTTGAAACTCTTGAATTATTTGGTTGTTCATTCATTGAATTACCCAATGATGTTGAAGTTACACAACTGAAGAACTTGAGATTGTTAGCTTTAGCAGAATGTCGCataaaaaagaataattttgaGGCTATTGCAAGACTCCAATTGTTGGAAGAATTGTACGTTGGTGATTGGTCATCAACATGGGATCACTATAATGAAAATGTTGCTGAACTCTTTAACAGGTGTAGTGTCGTCCTCCAAGGGCTGAAAAGGTATGTGATAGAAGGACCTCACATCCAACCTACTTTTTTCGAATTTGAGCCGCTAAGGTCCATTCCTTATCAGAAAATTTTGGTGCTAGGTTATTTTCATACATCAAATGCAACAGCAAAGGTTTTGGCCGAAAGAGCAGAGTTTTTGACTTTAAAACAGATTGAGGGAGAGGCGAAAAATTTTATGCCTGACATAATTCaaataggaggaggaggaagtatGAATGAGTTGAAGGTTGTTGAGATAAGTAATTCCAAGGACATAGAGTACTTAATTGACACTAGCACTAGCAATCATTTGAGCGAGGTTGGAAATCTCCTCCCTGAATTGCGTGTTCTGAGAATTCATGGTATGGATCACTTAATAACTTTATGCCACGGTCATTTGCCTTCGAGCGGCCCTTTCCAGAAATTAAAACAACTGCACTTAATTAACTGCCCAGAGGTAACATATCTTTTCACTACTGTAGTTGCTCAAAGTCTAGTAGAGTTGAACTTTttagagataaaagaatgccATGGATTGAAGCATATATTGAAAGAGGATGACACAATGGAGATAAGTCCAGATGATAACAGTTTGGTGTTCTCAAAATTAAAGTCCCTCAGGGTCTCAGAgtgtggaaagatagaatataTAATCCCGGTCACTTTTGCCCAAGGCCTTGTACAGTAG